The DNA window GTTCGGCTTCGACGACATCCAGATCAAGATCGCATTGCGTCCGGAAAAGCGCCTGGGCGATGACGCCACCTGGGACAAGGCCGAAGCCGCGCTACGCGGCGCGCTGGGCGTGTGTGGGGTGGGGTGGCAGGAACTGCCGGGCGAGGGCGCTTTCTACGGCCCCAAGATCGAATACCACCTCAAGGACGCCATCGGCCGCACCTGGCAGCTGGGCACCATGCAAGTCGATTTCATGATGCCCGGTCGCCTCGGCGCCGAGTACGTGGACGAGCACAGCCAGAAGAAGCATCCGGTCATGCTGCACCGGGCGATCGTCGGGTCGATGGAGCGTTTCATCGGCATTTTGATCGAACATCACGCCGGTGCGTTCCCCGCTTGGCTGGCGCCGGTCCAGGTCGTTGTCGCCAACATCACCGACGCTCAGGCCGAATATGTGGACTCGGTTCGGAAAACCCTTGCAAATCAAGGCTTCCGTGTGAGCGTCGATTTGCGCAATGAGAAGATCGGTTATAAGATTCGCGAGCATACGCTGCAACGCGTGCCATATCTGCTCGTGGTCGGTGACCGTGAGAAGGAAAATGGCGCTGTCGCCGTAAGGGCGCGTTCGGGAGAGGATCTTGGGACTATGACGGTCTCGGCCTTCATCGAGCGCCTGCAGGCAGAGCAGGTAGCGTAGGCCAACCCCGGCCGGTCTGGATAATAATCCGGATGCGCCGGTTCGATTCCCCTGGGAGATTGCAATATCAGTACCCCTGACAACAAACAGAACCGCAAGAACCAAGAAATCCGTGTGCCGCGCGTTCGCGTGATCGGCAGCGAGGGTGAGATGGTCGGCGTGTTGTCGCGCGACGAAGCGCTCGCCAAGGCCGAGGAAGAAGGCCTGGATCTGGTCGAAATCCAGCCGCAGGCAGATCCGCCGGTCTGCAAGATCATGGATTTCGGCAAGTTCAAGTTCGAGCAGCAGAAAAAGGCCAACGAGGCCAAGAAAAAGACTAAGCAGGTCGAGATCAAGGAGCTCAAGTTCCGTCCGGTCACCGACGAGGGCGACTATCAGATCAAGCTGCGCAATATGCGCCGCTTCCTGGAAGATGGCGACAAGGTCAAGGTCAACATCCGCTTCCGTGGCCGTGAAATGAGCCACCAGGAGCTGGGTCGCGAGATGGCGACTCGAATCGAGGCCGATCTGGGAGAAGATATCGTCATTGAATCCCGTCCGCGCCTGGAAGGGCGGCAGATGGTCATGATGATCGCGCCGAAGAAGAAGATCTGATCCGACGTTGCGACGGGCCCCGGTGGATCCGTCCCGGTTGCAAGCTCAACGATTTGCAAGAATTTCCGGCAACGGGCATACTGCTCGGCCCGGTTTTGCCGGGGAGCCGTGCAAGCGGCACCAGGACCTGTCCGGATCGTGTTCGATCAAGGGCTTACAAGCAGGCAAGGGCAAGGATGGAAAGCGTGGTCGCAAGATTGCCGCCCCTGTCAGTGACAAAACACCATCAAGGACATAGCAATGCCCAAGATCAAAACCAACCGGGCGGCGGCCAAGCGTTTCCGCAAGACCGCCTCCGGCAAGTACAAGTGTGGCCACGCAAACCGTAGCCATATCCTCACGAAGAAAGCGACCAAGCGGAAGCGCAACCTGCGGCAGACCAATCATGTCCGTGCCGAGGACGCAGGCCGTCTTGACCGTATGCTTCCCTACCTCTGAGGACTGAATCATGGCACGAGTAAAGCGTGGTGTGCAGGCGCGCCGCCGCCACAAAAAAGTTTTGAATCTGGCGAAGGGCTACTACAACGCCCGTCGTAAAGTCTTTCGCGTCGCCAAGCAGGCGGTCATCAAGGCCCAGCAGTACGCTTACATCGGTCGTAAGCAGAAGAAGCGCGTGTTCCGTGCGCTTTGGATCACCCGCATCAATGCGGCAGCCCGCATCAACGGTCTTAGCTACAGTCGTTTCATGAATGGCATGCTCAAGGCTGGCATCACTCTGGATCGCAAGGTGTTGGCTGACATCGCCGTGCACGATGCGGCCGGCTTTGCCGCGCTAGCTGAGAAAGCAAAGGGCGCACTGGCTGCTTAAGTGCAGGTCCCTCTGCAAGAGCCCCACGGCGTATAGGTGCGAGTCCCTCGCAAGAGTCCGCACATCCATGTGCTGGCTGTTGAAACGGCAGATCATCGCGAGCAACCGTGCATTTAGTGTGCAGGTCTTCGGTGAGAGAGACGCAGATATGCAGGGGGAAGGGCGCGAGTCCTTCCCCTTTTGCATTTAAGACAACCGGCATCGGTTGATTCTATGACTGGCAGGATTTGGGTGGCAATGCGTTCCGGTGTATCCGGAAAACACCGTTCGGCTGAGCAGTTGAGGCGCGAGTGCTAATGAGTGAGATTCAATCCCTGACTGCGCGCGCGCTGGCCGATGTCGCCGCCGCGCAGGCGCCGGAACAACTGGAGGCATTGCGTGTCGCATTGCTCGGCAAGAGCGGCAGCATCACCGCCCAGCTCAAGCAGCTCGGCACTTTGCCTGCTGAGCAGCGCAAAGCTGCTGGCGAAGCGATCAATCTGTCGCGCGATACACTGACCGCTGCGCTGTCCGAGCGCAAACACACGCTGGAAACCGCCGCACTGGATGCACGTCTGGCCGGTGAGCGCATCGACGTCACGTTGCCGGGTCGTCGAAGTGAGCGCGGCGGCTTGCACCCGGTCACGCGTACGCTCGAGCGCATCGTCGAGATCTTTGCGCGGCTTGGTTACGAGTTGTCGGACGGCCCAGAAATCGAGGACGACTGGCACAACTTCGAAGCCTTGAATTTTCCGCCGCACCATCCGGCGCGCGCGATGCACGACACGTTCTATTTCGGCGATGGCCGCCTGCTGCGGACACACACCTCCGGCGTGCAGGTGCGTTACATGGAGACGCACAAACCGCCACTGCGCATGATCGCCGCCGGCAAGGTGTATCGCTCCGATTCGGACCAGACCCATTCGCCGATGTTCCATCAGGTCGAAGGCCTGCTGGTGGACGAGCATTCCAGCTTCGCCGACCTCAAGGGCACCTTGTCCGAGTTCGTGCGCGCGTTCTTCGAACGCGATTTCGAAATGCGTTTCCGCCCCAGCTATTTCCCGTTTGTGGAGCCTGGCGCGGAAGTGGATATCGCTTGGCAGCAGCCCGATGGCGGCACCCGCTGGCTGGAAGTACTTGGCTGCGGCATGGTGCACCCGAACGTGTTACGCAGCGTCGGTGTCGACTCCGAGCGCTACACCGGCTTCGCGTTCGGTTTGGGCGTGGAGCGCTTCGCCATGCTGCGCTACGGCGTCAACGACCTGCGCGCGTTCTTCGAGAACGATGTGCGTTTCCTCAGGCAGTTTGCTTGATGGTGGGGAATCGGGGGTCGGCAATGGTGCATGGCAAGAGCCGCGCGGCTCTACTGGTTTCCTTCCGAAGGCCCGGCGCCCACGCTTTTGCGATTCCCCATTTCCGACTCCCGATTCTGGCTCTCCATGAAATTCTCTGAAAATTGGCTGCGCAGCCACGTGCCCATCCAGACGACCCGTGACGAACTTGCCGCGACGCTGACTGCGATCGGTCTGGAGGTCGAAGAGGTCACGCCGTTGGGCGAGGCCTTGGGGCAGGTGGTAGTAGCGCGCATTGTCGCGGCGGTTCGGCATCCTGAAGCCGATCGTCTGCAGGTCTGCAGCGTCGATGCAGGGCAGGGCGAGTTGCTGCAGATCGTGTGTGGCGCGCCCAATGCGCGCACCGGTCTGGTGGCGCCGTTGGCGCTGGTCGGTGCGCAGATCGGTGCGTTGACTATCACCGCAGCCGAGCTGCGTGGCGTGGTGTCCAACGGCATGCTGTGTTCGGCCAAGGAACTGAGTCTGGACAGCGATGCGTCCGGCTTGTTCGAGCTGCCGGACGATGCGCCGGTGGGACAGGCCTTGGCCGAGTATCTGGGGCTTCCCGATGCCAGCATCGAGATCAAACTCACGCCTAATCGCGCGGACTGTTTCAGCCTGCGCGGGATCGCGTTCGACGTGGCTGCAGCCTGCGCCAGCGAAGTCGTGGCGTTCGATGCGAGCGCGGTGGCGCCGGTGTCGACTCGCACGCTGGTGGTGGAACTGGATGCCGGCAACGAGGCGCCGCGCTATTGCGGGCGTGTGATCGAAGGCATCGACCCGGCTGCGAAGACGCCGGTTTGGTTGGCCGAGCGGCTGCGCCGCAGTGGCGTGCGTCCGGTGTCATTGCTGGTGGATATCACTCAGTACGTAATGCTGGAACTGGGTCAGCCGATGCATGTCTTCGACCTGGATACCTTGCAGGGTCCGATCGGCGTGCGGCGATCCCGCAGTGGTGAGCAGCTGGCGTTGCTGGATGGGCGGCAGGTTACGTTGGACGACAGCTTCCTGACCATTACCGACGCTGGTCGGCCGGTGGCATTGGCCGGCTTGATGGGTGGGTTAGACACGTGCGTCACCAATACCACGCGCAATGTGTTTCTGGAATCGGCGTATTTCGATCCGGCCGCGATCATGGGCCGTGGCCGCAGGCTTGGCCTGCATACCGATGCCGGACATCGCTTCGAGCGTGGCGTGGATCCGGCGTTGCCGCCGCAAGCGGTCGAAGTGGCCACGCGGTTGGTGCTGGAACTGGCTGGTGGCACGCCGGGCCCGGTGGTGCATGCACAATTGCCGCAGCATTTGCCCCAACCATCGCGCATTTTGCTGCGTCGTGCGCGGATTGCGCGCGTGCTCGGCATCCAGATCGAAGATGTCGATGTTGTACGCATTCTGAGTGCGCTCGGTATGCAACTCGAAGCGTTCGCCGAGGGCTGGCAGGTCGTGGCGCCGAGCCGTCGCTTCGACATCGCCATCGAAGAAGACTTGATCGAAGAATTGGCGCGCATCCATGGTTATGATCGCGTGCCGGCCACGTTGCCCGGCGGTGCAAGCCGCATCGCGATGCCGAGCGAAACCCAACTGGACGAGCTCAGCGTGCGTCGCCAACTGGTCGCGCGCGAACTGCAGGAAACTATCAATTACGCTTTCGTCGACGCCGCGTTGTTGAAGCGCTGGCAGCTGACTGACGGCTTGATGCCGTTGGCAAATCCGCTCAGCGCCGAGCTGGCAATCATGCGTCCGTGCTTGTTGCCAGGCCTTGTGGCAACGTTGGGCCGCAACGCTGCCCGTCAGGTCGGGCGCGTGCGCCTGTTCGAGCTGGGCAAGGTGTTTGCCGCTGCCGACGAAACTGGCGCAGCTCCGCAGGAGTCGCAGCATGTCGCCGCAGCGGTGTGCGGTGATGCCTTGGCACTGCAGTGGGGCGAGTCCGCGCGCAAGGTGGACTTTCACGACTTGAAAGGCGATCTGGTGGCACTGGCTGCGGCCAGTGGCGCGGTGCTGGAGTTCCAGCCGTCGACGCAACCGTTCGGGCATCCGGGTCGGTCCGCCGATATTTACCGCGATGGCGCCTGTATCGGCTGGATCGGGCAGGTGCATCCGCGTCTTGCCAAGGTGTTGGATATCGATATGGACGTGATTGCGTTCGAGCTGCAGCTGACGCCGTTGGTGCAACGCGCGCTGCCGCGTGCCGGCGAGTTGTCGCGATTCCCTTCGGTGCGGCGCGATCTGGCTTTCGTGGTGCCGGAAGAGGTGACCTGGGCAGCGCTGTCGACCACCGTACGGGCCACGGTCGGGCCGCTGTTGCGCGAGGTGCAGTTGTTCGACCGTTATGTCGGGCAAGGGGTCGAGCCAGGTTTCAAGAGTCTGGCTATGGGCTTGATTTTGCAGGATAACTCGCGCACTCTCACCGACAGGGATGTGGATGCGGTCGTTACCGCTGTGGTCGCTGTGATCGAGCGCGAGCATCGCGCCCGGATTCGGAGTTGAGGCGGTAACCAGGGGATTGGCATGGCATTGACGAAAGCGGAAATGGCCGAACGTCTGTTCGACGAAGTCGGCCTGAACAAGCGCGAGGCAAAGGAATTTGTCGATGCGTTCTTCGACGTGCTGCGCGATGCGCTGGAGCAGGGCCGTCAGGTGAAGCTGTCCGGTTTCGGCAATTTTGATTTACGACGCAAGAATCAACGGCCCGGCCGCAATCCCAAGACCGGTGAGGAAATTCCGATCTCGGCACGTACGGTAGTGACCTTCCGTCCGGGCCAGAAGCTCAAGGAGCGGGTGGAGGCTTATGCTGGATCCGGGCAGTAATCGCGAGCTACCGCCGATCCCGGCGAAGCGCTACTTCACCATCGGCGAAGTCAGCGAGCTGTGCGACGTCAAACCGCATGTGCTGCGGTATTGGGAGACGGAATTTCCGAGCCTGGAGCCGGTCAAGCGGCGCGGCAATCGACGTTATTACCAGCGTCATGACGTGCTGATGGTGCGCCAGATTCGGGGCCTGCTGTATGAGCAGGGCTATACCATTGGCGGTGCGCGCCTGCGCCTGGAAGGTGACGGTGCCAAGAGCGAGTCGGCGCTGAGCAACCAGATCATTAAGCAGGTGCTGATGGAACTGGAAGAAGTCCTGCAACTGCTGCGGCGCTAGGAAAACGTTTCACAAAGCCGCTATAATTGCAGGCCGTCTTGGTGGCGGGATGCAGTATTTTCGGGGTATAGCGCAGCCTGGTAGCGCACTAGTCTGGGGGACTAGTGGTCGTCGGTTCGAATCCGGCTACCCCGACCAAACATCAAGCCCATGTCTGGTGACATGGGCTTTTTGCTGCGCTGCAGCTTGCAATTTGCTGTTGTCATATCGGTGACACGATACGTAGATCGGCATACTGGAGAACCTCAAAATTGAATGGCAGAGTCCGTTTAGAACAATCCGGCCATCCTATGGATCTCGTTCACAGAACGGCGCTAAGTACCCGAAAACGCTCTAAATCAGTAACGCACTGGCAGTACGTAAGTCACGTTTTGTTAATGTTGTAACGGCGAACTTGAATCAATAGTCCAACGTCGTCAAAAAAATGGCGTGCAGCATCTTGCGATGTGTTGGTTCTATGCCATAGTGCAGTGCAGCACGCCATGCCTGTCGTGCTCCCGATGCGTTCGGGAAAAATTTCTCTGTCGTACGTTCGTGCTGGCGCGTTGGCCGGTTGAATGTTGCGCGAGGTCCTGTGCCAACCAAACGAGGCTGCCAGCCACACGCATGAAGAAACTGATCGGACGATTCTGCCAAAGCATCAGCTTGGCGTTGATCTGCTCGATGACACTGGGCGCTTGCAGCACTGGTAAGGATATGGCTTCCTCATTGCCGCTCCCTGACCCGCTCGTAATGTCGGAAGTGCAGCCAGAGTATCGACTCTCTCCGGGCGACTTGCTGCTGGTCAAGGTATTCCAAGTCGACGATCTGGAGCGGCAGGTTCGCATCGACCAGAATGGTCACATCTCGTTGCCTTTGATAGGCGACGTTGTGGCCACCGGCATGGGTGTGGGTGAACTCGAAAAAATGGTGGCCGACCGGTACCGCGCCGGCTATCTGCAGAATCCGCAGGTGTCGGTCTTCGTGCAGGAGTCCAATGGCCGTCGCGTCACGGTGACCGGTGCGGTCGACGAGCCTGGTATTTACCCGGTCATCGGCGCCAACCTGACCCTGCAGCAGGCGATTGCGCAGGCCAAAGGTGTGAGTACGGTCGCCAGCCGCAGCAACGTCATCGTGTTCCGCATGGTCAACGGGCAAAAGATGATCGCGCGATTCGACCTGACCGCGATCGAGAAGGGGGCCAATCCGGATCCTGAGATCTACGGCGGCGACATCGTCGTGGTGTATCGCTCGGATGCGCGCATCTTGTTGCGCACCATGCTGGAACTGACCCCTCTTATGATGGTTTGGCGCGCTTACCGATGAGCATGAATTCCGACAATGGTTCCTCTTCGTCTCATCGCCACGGACATCTCGCGCTGGCGGAGGTGGGTCTGATTGACTACTGGCGCGCGCTGGTGTCGCAGTGTTGGCTGATCGTCCTGATCACCCTTGGCGCAGTGTTGCTGGCCCTTGGCATCACCTTTCTGATGCCCGAGAAGTATCGTGCGACCAGCACGCTGCAGATCGAGAGAGACTCGCTCAACGTGGTGAATGTCGACAATCTGATGCCGGTGGAGTCGCCGCAGGATCGCGATTTCTATCAGACCCAGTACCAGTTGCTGCAAAGCCGTTCGCTGGCGCGTGCAGTGATCCGCGAAGCTAAGCTCGATCAGGAGCCTGCGTTCAAGGCGCAGGTCGACAAGGCATTGGAAAAGGCGGCTGCCAAGAACCCGGAAGCCGGCAAATCGATTGATTCGCGTCGGGCGATCGTCGACCGCAGCTTGACAGACACCTTGCTGGCCGGCCTAGTGGTCGAGCCGATCCTCAATTCGCGTCTGGTCTACGTCAATTACGATTCGTCGGACCCGGTGCTGGCCGCCAAGATCGCCAATACGTATCCCAAGGTGTTCATCGTCAGCACGCAGGAGCGCCGCATAAAGGCGTCTTCGTTCGCGAGCCAGTTCCTGTCCGAACGTCTGGAGCAGCTGCGCGCAAAGGTGGAAGACTCGGAGAAGGATCTGGTCTCGTATTCGACCGATGAGCAGATCGTGTCGTTGGGCGATGACAAGCCGTCGCTGCCCGCACAGAATCTGACCGACCTCAACGCGCTGCTGGCATCGGCGCAGGACCTTCGTATCAAGACTGAGGCCTCCTGGCGTCAGGCCGCGAGCGGCGATGCCATGTCGCTGCCGCAGGTGCTCAGCAATCCGCTGATCCAGAGCTTGCGTGGCGAGCAGATCCGCCTGACGAGCGAATATCAGCAGAAGCTGTCGACCTTCAAGCCTGACTACCCGGAAATGCAGCGCCTCAAGGCGCAGATCGAAGAGTCGCGTCGTCAGATCAATGGCGAGGTGATTAACATCCGTCAGTCGTTGAAGGCGACCTATGACGCGTCGGTTCATCAGGAAGAACTGCTTAACCAGCGCATTGCAGGTTTGCGTAACAGCGAGCTGGATCTGCAGCGCCGCAGCATCCGTTACAACATGCTTAAGCGCGACGTCGATACCAACCGCCAGCTCTACGATGCGCTCTTGCAGCGCTACAAAGAGATCGGTGTTGCCAGCAACGTTGGCGTCAACAACGTGACCATTGTCGACACCGCAGACGTGCCTACGTCGAAGACTTCGCCGAAACTCAAATTGAACCTCGCTTTAGGCCTCATCTTTGGCATATTTCTGGGCGTGGCTGTGGCCCTCGTGCGGTACTTCTTGGGCGGCAATGGGCCGGAGACACGGTTGAACTGACATCGTGATGTTGCAAAACGATGGTTAATTGAAGTGACAACTGATTCAGCGTGGAAAAGGTGGGATCCCGTATGTTTCGGGCTCCTTCGTTTGAAGGTTTGTCTCTGTTGAAACAAAGGGCTGTCGAGTGATCTGGGGTCGGTAGGCATCACCGCAGTGATTGCTCGACGGAGATGATTAAAAGCTCGCGTGCGATTCGTATGTTTCCCCGCATGCGCCGTATCGAGTTTGGAGGACATCCCCATGCTTTTGGCAGACTTGAGTAGCGCGACTTACACGACATCCTCTCCGCGATTGTTGTCCAAATATTCGGCTGCAGCCGACTTGGTTTTGCGTGTATTCGACCTGACCATGGTCGTGGTTTCCGGTCTGGTGGCGTATCGCATCGTCTTTGGCTCCTGGGTGCCGGCGGCACCGTATCGGGTCGCGATCGCCACCACCCTGTTGTATTCGGTGATCTGCTTTGCCCTGTTCCCGCTCTATCGAAGCTGGCGCGGTCGTGGCCTGCTGAGCGAGTTGATGGTGCTGGGTGGGGCATTTGGCGGCGTGTTTGCGCTATTCGCGGTGCATGCACTGATCGTGCAGGTGGGCGAGCAGGTGTCGCGTGGATGGATCGGACTGTGGTTCGTCGGCGGCTTGGTTTCGCTGGTGGCTGCACGTACCTTGTTGCGCGGCTTCTTGAATCATTTGCGCACCCAAGGTGTGGACGTGCAGCGGGTGGTGGTGATCGGTCTGCGCCACCC is part of the Xanthomonas fragariae genome and encodes:
- the infC gene encoding translation initiation factor IF-3 — its product is MGDCNISTPDNKQNRKNQEIRVPRVRVIGSEGEMVGVLSRDEALAKAEEEGLDLVEIQPQADPPVCKIMDFGKFKFEQQKKANEAKKKTKQVEIKELKFRPVTDEGDYQIKLRNMRRFLEDGDKVKVNIRFRGREMSHQELGREMATRIEADLGEDIVIESRPRLEGRQMVMMIAPKKKI
- the rpmI gene encoding 50S ribosomal protein L35; this encodes MPKIKTNRAAAKRFRKTASGKYKCGHANRSHILTKKATKRKRNLRQTNHVRAEDAGRLDRMLPYL
- the rplT gene encoding 50S ribosomal protein L20, with protein sequence MARVKRGVQARRRHKKVLNLAKGYYNARRKVFRVAKQAVIKAQQYAYIGRKQKKRVFRALWITRINAAARINGLSYSRFMNGMLKAGITLDRKVLADIAVHDAAGFAALAEKAKGALAA
- the pheS gene encoding phenylalanine--tRNA ligase subunit alpha; translated protein: MSEIQSLTARALADVAAAQAPEQLEALRVALLGKSGSITAQLKQLGTLPAEQRKAAGEAINLSRDTLTAALSERKHTLETAALDARLAGERIDVTLPGRRSERGGLHPVTRTLERIVEIFARLGYELSDGPEIEDDWHNFEALNFPPHHPARAMHDTFYFGDGRLLRTHTSGVQVRYMETHKPPLRMIAAGKVYRSDSDQTHSPMFHQVEGLLVDEHSSFADLKGTLSEFVRAFFERDFEMRFRPSYFPFVEPGAEVDIAWQQPDGGTRWLEVLGCGMVHPNVLRSVGVDSERYTGFAFGLGVERFAMLRYGVNDLRAFFENDVRFLRQFA
- the pheT gene encoding phenylalanine--tRNA ligase subunit beta; this encodes MKFSENWLRSHVPIQTTRDELAATLTAIGLEVEEVTPLGEALGQVVVARIVAAVRHPEADRLQVCSVDAGQGELLQIVCGAPNARTGLVAPLALVGAQIGALTITAAELRGVVSNGMLCSAKELSLDSDASGLFELPDDAPVGQALAEYLGLPDASIEIKLTPNRADCFSLRGIAFDVAAACASEVVAFDASAVAPVSTRTLVVELDAGNEAPRYCGRVIEGIDPAAKTPVWLAERLRRSGVRPVSLLVDITQYVMLELGQPMHVFDLDTLQGPIGVRRSRSGEQLALLDGRQVTLDDSFLTITDAGRPVALAGLMGGLDTCVTNTTRNVFLESAYFDPAAIMGRGRRLGLHTDAGHRFERGVDPALPPQAVEVATRLVLELAGGTPGPVVHAQLPQHLPQPSRILLRRARIARVLGIQIEDVDVVRILSALGMQLEAFAEGWQVVAPSRRFDIAIEEDLIEELARIHGYDRVPATLPGGASRIAMPSETQLDELSVRRQLVARELQETINYAFVDAALLKRWQLTDGLMPLANPLSAELAIMRPCLLPGLVATLGRNAARQVGRVRLFELGKVFAAADETGAAPQESQHVAAAVCGDALALQWGESARKVDFHDLKGDLVALAAASGAVLEFQPSTQPFGHPGRSADIYRDGACIGWIGQVHPRLAKVLDIDMDVIAFELQLTPLVQRALPRAGELSRFPSVRRDLAFVVPEEVTWAALSTTVRATVGPLLREVQLFDRYVGQGVEPGFKSLAMGLILQDNSRTLTDRDVDAVVTAVVAVIEREHRARIRS
- a CDS encoding integration host factor subunit alpha, giving the protein MALTKAEMAERLFDEVGLNKREAKEFVDAFFDVLRDALEQGRQVKLSGFGNFDLRRKNQRPGRNPKTGEEIPISARTVVTFRPGQKLKERVEAYAGSGQ
- a CDS encoding MerR family transcriptional regulator — encoded protein: MLDPGSNRELPPIPAKRYFTIGEVSELCDVKPHVLRYWETEFPSLEPVKRRGNRRYYQRHDVLMVRQIRGLLYEQGYTIGGARLRLEGDGAKSESALSNQIIKQVLMELEEVLQLLRR
- a CDS encoding polysaccharide biosynthesis/export family protein, which codes for MKKLIGRFCQSISLALICSMTLGACSTGKDMASSLPLPDPLVMSEVQPEYRLSPGDLLLVKVFQVDDLERQVRIDQNGHISLPLIGDVVATGMGVGELEKMVADRYRAGYLQNPQVSVFVQESNGRRVTVTGAVDEPGIYPVIGANLTLQQAIAQAKGVSTVASRSNVIVFRMVNGQKMIARFDLTAIEKGANPDPEIYGGDIVVVYRSDARILLRTMLELTPLMMVWRAYR
- a CDS encoding GumC family protein — protein: MARLPMSMNSDNGSSSSHRHGHLALAEVGLIDYWRALVSQCWLIVLITLGAVLLALGITFLMPEKYRATSTLQIERDSLNVVNVDNLMPVESPQDRDFYQTQYQLLQSRSLARAVIREAKLDQEPAFKAQVDKALEKAAAKNPEAGKSIDSRRAIVDRSLTDTLLAGLVVEPILNSRLVYVNYDSSDPVLAAKIANTYPKVFIVSTQERRIKASSFASQFLSERLEQLRAKVEDSEKDLVSYSTDEQIVSLGDDKPSLPAQNLTDLNALLASAQDLRIKTEASWRQAASGDAMSLPQVLSNPLIQSLRGEQIRLTSEYQQKLSTFKPDYPEMQRLKAQIEESRRQINGEVINIRQSLKATYDASVHQEELLNQRIAGLRNSELDLQRRSIRYNMLKRDVDTNRQLYDALLQRYKEIGVASNVGVNNVTIVDTADVPTSKTSPKLKLNLALGLIFGIFLGVAVALVRYFLGGNGPETRLN